GCTGTCAACCGCGCGCCACACCGTTTTGCTGCTGCGCATCACGACCAATGGACCGGGCGGGAATGTCGTTTCCGGTTGGGTCGCATCAGGGAGGGCGTTACAATAAGCGGCTTGATAGTGCGATTTCTCGATCGTGCCTTTGCCACGGGTGACATGTTCGCCTTGGCCGTCGGCACACGGATTTCAACTGTTGGGACACGCGTGGGCCACATCCATCCGCCCGGATGTGCGCGGCCATAGTCCACGAGATTGTCTGCACGTGCCGATCGATCCACGGCGCATCGGCCTGAGGTCACTCGGGCGTTTATCCAGAGCATCCCTAGGGTTCTTGATACATATGAATACTGCCTACCGCCAATCCCTCCCAGGCACGTCGCTGGAATACTTCGATGCGCGTGCCGCCGTGGAGGCGATTCAGCCGGGCGCCTATGACGCACTGCCCTATACCTCGCGCGTGCTCGCCGAGAACCTGGTGCGCCGTTGCGACGACGCGATCCTCACCGAGTCGCTCAAGCAAATCATCGAGCGCAAGCGCGAGCGCGATTTCCCTTGGTTCCCGGCGCGCGTGGTGTGCCATGACATCCTCGGCCAGACAGCGCTGGTGGATCTGGCGGGCCTGCGCGATGCGATCGCCGAACGCGGTGGCGACCCGGCCAAGGTGAATCCGGTAGTGCCCGTGCAGTTGATCGTCGATCACTCGTTGGCAGTGGAGTGCGGTGGTTTCGATCCGAACGCGTTCACGAAGAACCGCGCCATCGAAGATCGCCGCAACGAAGACCGCTTCCATTTCATCAACTGGACCAAGAAGGCGTTCGAGAACGTCGACGTGATCCCGCCGGGCAACGGCATCATGCATCAGATCAACCTGGAGAAGATGTCGCCGGTGATCCAGGTGCAACACGATGATCAAGGCAGGGGCATTGCCTATCCGGATACCTGCGTGGGCACCGATAGCCACACGCCGCATGTGGATGCACTGGGCGTCATCGCCATCGGTGTCGGTGGTCTTGAGGCCGAGAACGTGATGCTCGGCCGCGCGTCGTGGATGCGCCTGCCCGACATCATTGGCGTCGAACTTACCGGCAAGCGTCAGCCGGGCATCACCGCCACGGACATCGTGCTCGCACTCACCGAATTCCTGCGCAAGGAGAAGGTGGTCGGCGCTTACCTGGAGTTCCGTGGCGAAGGTGCTTCCAGCCTGACGCTGGGCGACCGCGCGACCATCTCCAACATGGCGCCCGAATATGGCGCCACCGCGGCGATGTTCTTCATCGATAACCAGACCCTCGACTACCTGCGCCTCACCGGCCGCAGCGATGAACAGGTCAAGCTGGTCGAAACCTATGCCAAGGTCGCCGGCCTGTGGGCCGACACGCTGGCGCATGCGCAATACGAGCGCACGCTGACGTTCGACCTGTCGTCGGTGGTGCGCAACATGGCCGGCCCGTCCAATCCGCACAAGCGCCTGCCCACCGCCGACCTCGCCGCACGCGGCATTGCCGGCGAGTGGGAAGAAAAGCCGGGCCAGATGCCGGATGGCGCGGTGATCATCGCGGCCATCACCAGCTGCACCAACACCAGCAATCCACGCAACGTGATCGCAGCCGCGCTGCTTGCGCGCAATGCGAATGCACGCGGCCTTACGCGCAAGCCATGGGTGAAGAGCTCGCTCGCTCCCGGTTCCAAGGCCGTTGAGTTGTACCTGAAGGAAGCGAACCTGCTGCCGGATCTGGAGAAGCTCGGCTTCGGCATCGTCGCGTTCGCGTGCACCACGTGCAACGGCATGTCGGGTGCATTGGATCCGAAAATCCAGCAGGAAATCATTGATCGCGACTTGTACGCCACTGCCGTACTTTCGGGTAATCGCAACTTCGACGGCCGTATCCATCCCTATGCGAAACAGGCGTTCCTCGCCTCGCCGCCGTTGGTGGTGGCGTATGCCATCGCCGGTACCATCCGTTTCGATATCGAGAAGGACGTACTCGGCATCGATACCAACGGTCAGCCGGTAACGCTCAAGGACATCTGGCCGTCGGATGAAGAAATCGACGCCATCGTGGCGTCCAGCGTAAAGCCCGAGCAGTTCCGCAAGGTCTACGATCCGATGTTTGCACGCACAGGCCACACCGGCACCAGCGCTGCACCGCTGTACGACTGGCGCGCGCAGAGCACCTATATTCGCCGTCCGCCTTACTGGGAGGGCGCCCTCGCGGGCGAGCGCACGCTCAAGGGCATGCGTCCGCTGGCGGTGCTGGGCGACAACATCACGACCGACCATCTGTCGCCGTCGAACGCGATCATGCTCGACAGTGCGGCGGGCGAATACCTCGCCAAGATGGGCCTGCCGGAAGAGGACTTCAATTCGTACGCGACCCATCGCGGTGATCACCTCACCGCACAGCGCGCCACCTTCGCCAACCCCACCCTGCTCAACGAGATGGCGGTGGTCGATGGCGAAGTGAAGAAAGGCTCGCTCGCCCGCGTGGAACCGGAAGGCAACGTGATGCGCATGTGGGAAGCCATCGAAACCTATATGCACCGCAAGCAGCCGTTGATCATCATCGCCGGCGCGGACTACGGTCAGGGTTCCTCACGCGACTGGGCAGCGAAGGGTGTGCGCCTGGCCGGCGTGGAAGCGATCGCGGCCGAAGGCTTCGAACGCATCCATCGCACCAACCTGATCGGCATGGGTGTGTTGCCGCTGGAGTTCAAGCCCGACACGAACCGCAAAACACTCGGTATCGATGGCACTGAAACCTTCGACGTAGTTGGCAAGCGCACCCCGCGCGCGGACCTTACGCTGATCATCCATCGCAAGAACGGCGAGCGCGTCGAGGTACCGGTGACGTGTCGCCTGGACACCGCCGAGGAAGTGTCGATCTACGAAGCGGGTGGCGTGCTGCAACGCTTTGCACAGGACTTCCTCGAAGCTACGCAGGCGGCTTGAGCATCTGACTTCACGAGCCCCTCTCCCATGAGGGAGAGGGCTCGCGATTGAATTGCATCGACACAGGATTTCCATGAGCCACAAACCCCAGATCCGCATCTCCGCCACCTACCTGCGCGGCGGCACCAGCAAGGGCGTGTTCTTCCGCCTGCAGGATCTGCCCGAAGCGGCGCAGGTGCCCGGCGCCGTACGCGACGCACTATTGATGCGCGTGATCGGTAGTCCCGATCCCTACGGTAAGCAGATCGACGGCATGGGCGGCGCCACGTCCAGCACCAGCAAAACGGTGATCGTGTCCAAAAGCACACACCCCGACCACGACGTGGATTACCTGTTTGGCCAGGTCGCCATCGACAAGGCGTTCGTCGACTGGAGCGGTAACTGCGGCAACCTATCGGCAGCGGTTGGCCCATTCGCCATCACCGGTGGTCTGGTCGACCCCGCACGCGTGCCGCATAACGGCATCGCCACGGTACGCATCTGGCAAGCCAACATCGGCAAGACGATCATCGCGTACGTGCCGATGACCGACGGCGCGGTGCAGGAAACCGGTGATTTCGAGCTGGACGGCGTGACCTTCCCCGCCGCTGAAGTGCAATTGGAGTTCATGGACCCTGCTGCCGAGGAAGACGGTGCCGGCGGCGCTATGTTCCCTACCGGAAATCTGGTCGACGACCTGGACGTGCCGGGCGTTGGCACGCTCAAGGCAACCATGATCAACGCCGGCATTCCTACGATCTTCGTCGAGGCCTCCGCCATCGGCTACACCGGCACGGAGCTGCAGGATGCGATCAACAGCGATGCGAAGGCGTTGGCCATGTTCGAAACCATTCGCGCACACGGCGCGCTGCGCATGGGCCTGATCACATCGCTCGATGAGATCGCCACACGCCAACACACTCCCAAGGTGGCCTTCGTCGCCAAGCCGGCCGACTACGTCGCGTCCAGTGGCAAACCCGTGGCGGCAGGCGATATCGACCTACTCGTGCGCGCCATGTCCATGGGCAAGCTGCATCACGCCATGATGGGTACGGCGGCAGTGGCCATCGGCACGGCTGCGGCCATTCCGGGCACCCTGGTGAACCTTGCAGCCGGTGGCGGCGAACGCCAGGCGGTGCGCTTTGGCCACCCGTCGGGCACGCTGCGGGTGGGCGCCGAGGCGGCACGGGTCGACGGTACCTGGACGGTCACCAAGGCGATCATGAGCCGTAGCGCGCGCGTGCTGATGGAAGGCTGGGTGCGCGTACCTGCGGCTTGACGCAGGCGCACCACGACATCGACAATACGTAAATACTGATCCCAAAAGGGAGTAGTTCCGGGCATTGGCTTCATCGATGCTCTTGCAGTGGTCGTCATCACGAGCGGAAACCCGCTCCGGTCACTGTGGCGGTCCTGCCGCGAACGAGACTTTTGCAGTAATGACAGGCCGCGCGTGCCTGTCATTGCTGTATTTGTCTTACGCGCAGAGACTGACCCATGGAACTCACCGAATTTCTCTCCGGCCTGTTGGCCATCGTGCTGCTCGACCTGGTGCTCGCAGGCGACAACGCCATCGTGATCGCGCTGGCCGCACGCAACCTTCCCCGTCAGATCCAGAAGAAAGCCGTGCTGTGGGGCACCGTGGGTGCTGTCGCCGTGCGTCTGGTGCTCACCGGTGTGGTCGTCTATCTGCTGGAAGTGCCGGGCCTGATGTTGGTGGGCGGCCTACTGCTGCTGCCTATCGCGTGGAAGCTGTTGCAGCCCGAGGACAAACCCGCGCATGCGGTCGGCGCGGCCGGCAGCTTCTGGGTGGCCATGCGCACCATCATCGTCGCTGACGCGTTGATGGGTCTGGACAACGTGCTGGCCATCGCCGGCGCTGCGAAGGGTCATATGGTGCTGGTCATCATCGGCCTGGCGATCAGCGTGCCGTTGGTCGTGTGGGGTTCGTCGCTGATCCTGCGCCTGATCGAGCGCTTCCCGACGATCGTCTACATCGGTGCAGGCGCCATCGCGTGGACGGCGGCGCGCATGATCGCGCACGATCATTGGCTGTCGCCCTGGTTCGAGGCGAACGCATGGGCCAAGTACGTGCTTGATGCCGTGCTGGTCATCGGCGTGTGCCTTGGCGGGTGGCTGATGCAACGCCGTCGCCTGCGCGCACAAGCCACGGCTTGAGGGTAATGCGCCTGGCGGGCGACACTTCATGGATAAGACCTAACAAGGAAATCCGCATGAAGCTGTACTACCTGCCGGGCGCCTGCTCGCTCTCCGACCATATCGTCCTCGAATGGATCGGCCAGCCCTATGAAAGCCATCACGTCGCGCGTGAGGAACTGGGTTCGCCGGCGTACCTGCAGCTCAATCCGTCAGGCATGGTCCCTGCCCTGCAGGAACCGGACGGCTGGGTGCTGACGGAAAACGTTGCCATCCTCAACTACCTTGCTGACAAGTTCCCGCTCGCCGGACTTGGTGGCGAAGGCGCGCGTGGCCGTGCCGAAGTGAACCGCTGGCTCGCCTATCTCAACTCGGACCTCCATCCGCTATTCAAGCCGGTGTTCCGTCCGGAGCGCTTCATAGACGACACAGCTGCGCAGGACGCGCTGCGCGACAAGTCGATCCAGCGACTGCGCGCCTACTACGAGCGCATCGATACACAGTTGCACGGCCGCGACTGGCTGACCGGCACGCGCTCGTTCGCCGATCCGTACCTGTTCGTCGTACTGCGCTGGGCCATGGGCAAGGGCGTGGATCTGTCCGGCCTCGACAACCTCGCCCGCTTCCACCGCCGCATGATGGAAGACGCTGGCGTGAAAGCGGCCATGGAGCAAGAGGGGCTCTGACCCTCATGCCAGGCACGCCAACGCCATCGTTGGCGTGCAGGTTTCCATGCTTCAGAACATCATTGGCATGCGCACGGTCACCGTCAGGTCGGGCGTGTCGCGCGTCACGCCCACACCCAGCGTGAAGTTGAGCGTGCGCTTGTCGCTGAAGCGCCATGAGCCGCCGATCAAGAGCGTGCCGAGCACCGTTTTCACCGACCCCGGCACGGTCTGGTTGTTCTGCTTTGTGATGCCGACAAAGCTCTGGTCGTAACCGATACTCATGGACGCCTTCTCGTTGAGTGACAGGCCCATGCCAATGCTGATGTCGGCCACGTCCCCCTCCTTCACCCTGCCCAGCTGTTCCGTGCCGCCCAGCAGTATCTTGCGGGACAAGTTATCGCGCGCAACGTTGTA
This genomic window from Dyella terrae contains:
- a CDS encoding glutathione S-transferase family protein — protein: MKLYYLPGACSLSDHIVLEWIGQPYESHHVAREELGSPAYLQLNPSGMVPALQEPDGWVLTENVAILNYLADKFPLAGLGGEGARGRAEVNRWLAYLNSDLHPLFKPVFRPERFIDDTAAQDALRDKSIQRLRAYYERIDTQLHGRDWLTGTRSFADPYLFVVLRWAMGKGVDLSGLDNLARFHRRMMEDAGVKAAMEQEGL
- the prpF gene encoding 2-methylaconitate cis-trans isomerase PrpF; translation: MSHKPQIRISATYLRGGTSKGVFFRLQDLPEAAQVPGAVRDALLMRVIGSPDPYGKQIDGMGGATSSTSKTVIVSKSTHPDHDVDYLFGQVAIDKAFVDWSGNCGNLSAAVGPFAITGGLVDPARVPHNGIATVRIWQANIGKTIIAYVPMTDGAVQETGDFELDGVTFPAAEVQLEFMDPAAEEDGAGGAMFPTGNLVDDLDVPGVGTLKATMINAGIPTIFVEASAIGYTGTELQDAINSDAKALAMFETIRAHGALRMGLITSLDEIATRQHTPKVAFVAKPADYVASSGKPVAAGDIDLLVRAMSMGKLHHAMMGTAAVAIGTAAAIPGTLVNLAAGGGERQAVRFGHPSGTLRVGAEAARVDGTWTVTKAIMSRSARVLMEGWVRVPAA
- a CDS encoding TerC family protein, with amino-acid sequence MELTEFLSGLLAIVLLDLVLAGDNAIVIALAARNLPRQIQKKAVLWGTVGAVAVRLVLTGVVVYLLEVPGLMLVGGLLLLPIAWKLLQPEDKPAHAVGAAGSFWVAMRTIIVADALMGLDNVLAIAGAAKGHMVLVIIGLAISVPLVVWGSSLILRLIERFPTIVYIGAGAIAWTAARMIAHDHWLSPWFEANAWAKYVLDAVLVIGVCLGGWLMQRRRLRAQATA
- the acnD gene encoding Fe/S-dependent 2-methylisocitrate dehydratase AcnD; its protein translation is MNTAYRQSLPGTSLEYFDARAAVEAIQPGAYDALPYTSRVLAENLVRRCDDAILTESLKQIIERKRERDFPWFPARVVCHDILGQTALVDLAGLRDAIAERGGDPAKVNPVVPVQLIVDHSLAVECGGFDPNAFTKNRAIEDRRNEDRFHFINWTKKAFENVDVIPPGNGIMHQINLEKMSPVIQVQHDDQGRGIAYPDTCVGTDSHTPHVDALGVIAIGVGGLEAENVMLGRASWMRLPDIIGVELTGKRQPGITATDIVLALTEFLRKEKVVGAYLEFRGEGASSLTLGDRATISNMAPEYGATAAMFFIDNQTLDYLRLTGRSDEQVKLVETYAKVAGLWADTLAHAQYERTLTFDLSSVVRNMAGPSNPHKRLPTADLAARGIAGEWEEKPGQMPDGAVIIAAITSCTNTSNPRNVIAAALLARNANARGLTRKPWVKSSLAPGSKAVELYLKEANLLPDLEKLGFGIVAFACTTCNGMSGALDPKIQQEIIDRDLYATAVLSGNRNFDGRIHPYAKQAFLASPPLVVAYAIAGTIRFDIEKDVLGIDTNGQPVTLKDIWPSDEEIDAIVASSVKPEQFRKVYDPMFARTGHTGTSAAPLYDWRAQSTYIRRPPYWEGALAGERTLKGMRPLAVLGDNITTDHLSPSNAIMLDSAAGEYLAKMGLPEEDFNSYATHRGDHLTAQRATFANPTLLNEMAVVDGEVKKGSLARVEPEGNVMRMWEAIETYMHRKQPLIIIAGADYGQGSSRDWAAKGVRLAGVEAIAAEGFERIHRTNLIGMGVLPLEFKPDTNRKTLGIDGTETFDVVGKRTPRADLTLIIHRKNGERVEVPVTCRLDTAEEVSIYEAGGVLQRFAQDFLEATQAA